attacaagatataaagtcagaattgcgatatagagtcagaattgcgagttataaagtcagaattacgagatataaagtcagaattatgagatataacgtcagaattacgagatataaagtcagaattacgagatataaagtcagaattacgagatataaagtcagaattacgagatataaagtcagaattacaagatataaagtcagaattacaagatataacatcagaattacaagatatagtcagaattacaagatataaagtcagaattgcaaaaaaaaagaaaagaaaagaaaaaggtttGGTTCAACCCTGTTATGCAGTGAAATTTCTGCTATATTCAATGATATTTTGTGGTTTATTACAAGACACAACAAAACTGATTGATAATAGAATTTACTAAGTTATTGATTCAAACTGAAAGTTCCAAACCTAAAATAATGTAGCGCTTTAGGTTTGGGTTTTAATTACTGTCTAATGTGAATATCTGAATGTTAATGTGTCTCTCCACACTGGCATCAAAATGACACTCGTCCCTGAGATTGACCTTTATGAATGAATTAGTTTGTGTGCTGTTGTTCTTCTACCTTCTTCTCGAACTCCTCTCCCTGTTTGACTTCACGAGGGTAGCCGTCGATCAGGTAACCCTTCGAGACGTCAGCCTTGGCGATCATGGCGTCTTTGATCATGTCCAGAACTGTGTCCTGCAGGAACCAGAATATCGTCAGAATGTGTCAGTGTTCGTTGATCAGCATCAGAACAGATCTGGACTGACCAGAGGCACGAGTTCTCCCTTCTGCATGATGGCCTGCAGCTGTTTGCCTCTCTCTGAGCCGGACGCCACCTCTGCACGCAGCAGGTCACCTGAGGACAGGTGAGTGTAGCCGTACTTCGCCACGATCTTCTCACACTGTGTGCCCTTTCCTGAGCCGGGACCGCCTGATGAGAGAACACTGGCTGTTTGCTAATGTAACACTggtttgattattttaaaatatttaaaatgttttttgggTCTCTTCTGCTCTCCAAGGCTGcctttatttaatcaaaaatacagtaaaaatggtgaaatattattatggtttaaaatatctgttttctatgtgaatatatgttaaagtgtaatttattcctgtgatcaaagctgaattttcagcatcattactccagtcttcagtgtcacctgatccttcagaaatcattctaatatgaagatttgctgctcaagaaacatttatgattattatcaatgttattaTCGTGTTtattgtggaaactgtgatacattatCATTCAAAGGTCTGGGGTCAATAAGatataagaaagaaagaaatgaatacttttattcagtgagAATGCATTCAACgggtcaaaagtgacagtaaagacatttataatgttacaaaagactctatttcaaataaatgctgttcttttgaacttttgttcatcaaataatcctgaaaaattaaggggcggtttcccggacagggtttaaattaagccGGGATAGGCCTTAATCCAGAATAGTTAATCGTGGcttaaaaaatggctttctgaaacacagattaagtacTATTAAACTAAAACCTGGTATTAGTTTattactaaaacctggactatTGAGtcttgcattaaaataaacctgaattagcatgagagaggttgcctgtaaaacattgaatgaaccaagaaaagcttaaaattgcatggaattgagaagcaaatccaaggaaaacaatGGCAGCAAAATAGACTCCAATATAAAAACTTAACTAAAcaagagacatttattttaaagcaagcaaaatacatcagctgtgaaaaaaaaaaatgcctagAAATCTGTTTGTAATGAATAGATGCATTCTATATATTTAATAGTCatatgattattaatgcttttgttttgtcctttacattgcatcaaaataaacataacTATTTACACATGTGATGATCAGTGTTGGCAGTCTAGAAATGATACTGGTTTGATCCAAAGCACTATCATATCATAGTGGtacatatttattcatatttattttatttaaaaaacacaatttttgttagcaggtcctcaacccaagcacaagctctacacttcaccacaatggtaatctccaaaaaacattaacataacaaaaacttttacataatagaacattaaacagtaagaagtctctccatattctcatctttctaaagaaatgcataaaataacacttttcaacatttactctcccactTCAGCCCGGtccaaagcatgatgggaagtgaaagtcctgtttgattgggttacttgactgaaacatgttatttcaaaatcatttcaaaatgtaatttcattaccatagtaaccatttcaagtcaatttaacatgaagcaatcacatttgaaccagaaacaatggtgttaaatcaaaataaattgtttaaataaagtgaacagcaccaaatatatatatatatatatatatatatatatatatatatatatatatatatatatatatatatttttttttttttttttttttttttttttcaacattgataataatcataaatgagcagcaaatcatcgtattagaatgatttctgaaggatcatgtgacactgaagactggagtaatgatgctgaaaattcagctttgatcacaggatataaattacattttactatatattcatatagaacatggacattttaaattgtaataatatttcactatttttactgtatttcttatcaaataaatgcaactttgGTGAgcagcagaagagacttctttaaaaaaaaaacattacaaaatctcAATTATTCCAAATGTTTGAACAGTAGCATTGCAAAAATCATGGAGAGCCGCATGTTTACTACAGTTTTCATGTGACATTTACACTTTATCAGCAAACAAATACAATAGAAAAGCAGTGCATTATTTGAAACTTACAGTTATAAATTCAAGCacactgaaaaaataaagtGGGTTATACTTTACAAAGTTGTGAAATGTAAAGTAACTCGACTTACCCACGACAAAGACGATCTtagcatttttaattttatctgtgaaacaacaaaaacattcatattAATCAAAATGTAACATCTGAATTAAcagataatattattattattattattattattattatatgaaatTAAAGATCATTTGCTCTCTGAGATCTCAGTCCTATCAAACTCTCTTGGGTTCTGAAGTTTCATGTTTTGCTGCAGATATTCTGGCCAAATACTTTACCATCTGGCTTCACCGCAGCGACTGCTGATTTACTCAAGCACCCTGACCCCATTTCTGACCAGAGACTTTCTTGTGCTGTTTCCTTCAGTGAGATCTGAATGCTTGTGGTCTCCATGGCAACTGTTGCCAACATCTCACATTGACTGAAGAGCTTCATAAAACAGGTTTGATCCTGAACTATTCATGTAAACATGATGACATGTGAGCATTGCTGCGGCCCATACAATATAttcctgtttatttattttttttcgtAATGACATATGAATTGTATGTATTTAAAGCTACAGTCACGTTTACCGTTGCTCGTCACGCGATGCCGTCATTACAGTAAATACGAGATGACAGCACGTGACGCTGTACTTTTAGCTGTTCACATCCACGGATTTGGACAATGAACACGTTTCTCTTGCACTATTAACTccaaaataaatctgcattggtCACGTGGTACAAGTCATAACTCTCAGAAGTCTAAAGTTGTAACCAGTTTTGAAATcacgtgaatgctttttacaatttCGCTCATTCAAATGATCACTTATGCTGTGATTCATATATTGCTgacaaaattgacatttttgcacGCAAAATTTCACTAATGTGACCGCACCTGATTATTATTAAGCTAttattagcctattattattattttatcggTCACTCTTAAATTTTTCAAACGTGAGTTCAATGTGTATTTTCTTCCTCGTTCTCATTTTTCTTAATTATTACCAGTACATAATGTGTTATATCAATGCCTACTGTAAGAGCCTTTTGCAATACAATGAATGTCCACATGAGGTCATCAGAGACCATAAAATCTTGATGATGAATGATGATGACGTTGATTTGTGTGGTCATACTGACCATCTGTTTATTATTCGTTGGCATCAATTCATCAGTTCGAGATATTTCTGTTTGACAATGAGTTAAATTCCCTCAGTGATcggtgtgtaagtgtgtgtaaAGGTCAGTGCTGCTGTTCGTCTCCATCTGTCTGTAGGAGACTCATGTTTGGCTCGTCCTGCAGGAACATAATTGTGTTTCCTCACACGTCCAGTTCCAGTCTGCTTTAACAATCTCTCTCTGCCATTTACTTCAGTTTCATTCATGTAAATagtctttcaaaacataaaatattgtaGATGAAAGAAATTCTGCTCACCTGCCATGGTTATCTGTTATGGGAGAGATTATCCtgcaataaaaaagacaaagatTAGTCCAAACAGAGACTATTGTTGATTTGAAGTCCTGTCACTCATTCTCAAATGACCTCCAAGAACAGATCAGAGCGTTCAAAATCATTTCTGATGTGAAAGAGCTTTTTTATGCTGCCGTGCCTTCAATGCTGCACTAACTTTCCGCTCTAGTAGGGATAAACAACAACACTACACGCGTTaggcggaagaacattgttttggttgtgcttcggctctgtCAGTTCCTCTGCGCGGAAGAATGTACGGTGTACACGTGACTGGGATACGGCACATCTTATCAGAGCAGAtggacacaaacacaacattttgatttgtttttacagCCGGAGGTTTTGAATGGTGCGTGGTCAGTTTTTCTCCTTCATTGTGACTACAGA
This DNA window, taken from Megalobrama amblycephala isolate DHTTF-2021 linkage group LG4, ASM1881202v1, whole genome shotgun sequence, encodes the following:
- the ak1 gene encoding adenylate kinase isoenzyme 1 isoform X2 gives rise to the protein MADKIKNAKIVFVVGGPGSGKGTQCEKIVAKYGYTHLSSGDLLRAEVASGSERGKQLQAIMQKGELVPLDTVLDMIKDAMIAKADVSKGYLIDGYPREVKQGEEFEKKIGAPALLLYIDAKAETMVQRLVKRGETSGRADDNEETIKKRLDLYYKATEPVIAYYEKRGIVRKINSELPVDEVFAIVEKAIDELK
- the ak1 gene encoding adenylate kinase isoenzyme 1 isoform X1, coding for METTSIQISLKETAQESLWSEMGSGCLSKSAVAAVKPDDKIKNAKIVFVVGGPGSGKGTQCEKIVAKYGYTHLSSGDLLRAEVASGSERGKQLQAIMQKGELVPLDTVLDMIKDAMIAKADVSKGYLIDGYPREVKQGEEFEKKIGAPALLLYIDAKAETMVQRLVKRGETSGRADDNEETIKKRLDLYYKATEPVIAYYEKRGIVRKINSELPVDEVFAIVEKAIDELK